The following proteins are co-located in the Myxococcus fulvus genome:
- a CDS encoding type II 3-dehydroquinate dehydratase — translation MGMRLLVLHGPNLNLLGVREGGRGLSDLDAALKARAKSLGMELTVLQSNHEGVLLDALAAHREKVDGVLVNPAGLFGSYALKEGLELVGLPAIEVMLRPPARESVVAEACVLQVHGAGGFEPYLEALETFASGVFTPGSASKTLDGDDDDDIVQSPRKSKSKSTPEPKGGKTLGRKPSPAKEAAPESKGGKTLGRGTKSASVTTDLLTRALVHQKISDRLAGRLTAAELASWARSRYEALQRGLPAEQGQRAVLEEQLQRLTLSHLPSTRLSDEQLVDLMTRLDEG, via the coding sequence ATGGGTATGAGACTGCTGGTGTTGCACGGGCCGAACTTGAACCTGCTCGGTGTCCGCGAGGGCGGGCGCGGGCTGTCGGACCTGGATGCCGCGCTGAAGGCGCGCGCGAAGTCGCTGGGGATGGAGCTGACCGTCCTCCAGTCCAACCACGAGGGCGTGCTGCTGGACGCGCTCGCCGCCCATCGCGAGAAGGTGGACGGCGTCCTCGTCAATCCGGCGGGCCTGTTCGGCTCGTACGCGCTCAAGGAGGGGTTGGAGTTGGTCGGACTGCCCGCCATCGAGGTCATGCTGCGGCCGCCCGCGCGCGAGTCCGTGGTGGCCGAGGCGTGTGTCCTCCAGGTGCACGGGGCCGGCGGCTTCGAGCCGTACCTGGAGGCGCTGGAGACCTTCGCCAGTGGCGTCTTCACGCCCGGGAGCGCGAGCAAGACGCTCGACGGTGACGACGACGATGACATCGTCCAGTCCCCGAGGAAGTCGAAATCGAAGAGCACGCCCGAGCCCAAGGGCGGCAAGACGCTGGGCCGCAAGCCGTCCCCCGCGAAGGAGGCCGCGCCCGAGTCGAAGGGCGGCAAGACGCTGGGGCGGGGGACGAAGTCCGCCTCGGTGACGACGGACCTGCTCACGCGGGCGCTCGTGCACCAGAAGATCTCCGACCGGCTCGCGGGCCGGCTCACCGCCGCGGAGCTGGCCTCCTGGGCGCGCTCCCGCTATGAGGCCCTCCAGCGCGGACTGCCCGCGGAGCAGGGCCAGCGGGCCGTGCTCGAGGAGCAGCTCCAGCGCCTCACGCTGTCCCACCTTCCCTCGACGCGGCTCTCCGATGAGCAGCTCGTGGACCTGATGACCCGGCTCGACGAAGGATGA
- the fmt gene encoding methionyl-tRNA formyltransferase, protein MSRPRIVFMGTPDFAVSSLEACFDLGDVVAVVTQPDKPKGRGNTVTAPPVKELAVARGVPVFQPAKLRTPPFVEELRRFSPDVCVVTAYGRILPKDILELPPKGCVNVHGSLLPRFRGAAPIQWSIAHGDTETGVSLMVMDEGLDTGPVLAMKRLPIGPEDTSATMYPKLAALGGEVLREFLPAYLSGALKPVPQPSEGVVLAPIIEKEEGKLDFTRPAIALERRLRAFTPWPGAFTSMGGKLVKVHRVKVAQGKGAPGTVLSAGAEGIEVACGEGSLVLLDIQLEGKRVMKAAEFLTGHKLAVGSQPFGT, encoded by the coding sequence ATGAGCAGACCCCGCATCGTCTTCATGGGCACGCCGGATTTCGCCGTGTCATCGCTCGAAGCCTGTTTCGATTTGGGCGACGTGGTCGCCGTCGTCACCCAGCCGGACAAGCCCAAGGGGCGCGGCAACACCGTGACGGCGCCGCCGGTGAAGGAGCTGGCCGTCGCGCGCGGCGTGCCTGTGTTCCAGCCCGCCAAGCTGCGCACGCCCCCGTTCGTCGAGGAGCTGCGCCGCTTCTCGCCGGATGTCTGCGTGGTGACGGCCTACGGCCGCATCCTCCCCAAGGACATCCTGGAGCTGCCGCCCAAGGGCTGCGTCAACGTGCACGGCTCGCTGCTCCCGCGCTTCCGGGGCGCCGCGCCCATCCAGTGGTCCATCGCGCACGGGGACACGGAGACGGGCGTGTCGCTGATGGTGATGGACGAGGGCCTGGACACCGGCCCCGTGCTCGCGATGAAGCGCCTGCCCATCGGCCCCGAGGACACGAGCGCGACCATGTACCCGAAGCTGGCCGCGCTGGGCGGCGAGGTGCTGCGCGAGTTCCTGCCGGCGTACCTGAGCGGGGCGCTGAAGCCGGTGCCCCAGCCCTCGGAGGGCGTGGTGCTGGCGCCCATCATCGAGAAGGAGGAGGGGAAGCTGGACTTCACCCGTCCCGCCATCGCGCTGGAGCGCAGGCTGCGTGCCTTCACGCCGTGGCCCGGGGCGTTCACGTCGATGGGCGGCAAGCTGGTGAAGGTGCACCGCGTGAAGGTGGCGCAAGGGAAGGGTGCGCCGGGAACGGTGTTGTCCGCGGGCGCGGAGGGCATCGAGGTGGCGTGCGGCGAGGGCTCGCTCGTGCTGCTGGACATCCAGTTGGAAGGCAAGCGGGTGATGAAGGCGGCGGAGTTCCTCACGGGCCACAAGCTGGCCGTGGGCAGCCAGCCGTTCGGCACCTAG
- a CDS encoding signal protein → MSDDTHKAPRPGYTRRTYLLDREFQLKYILLLAGIGAGSVAVFGALAYRLHASSVDSGVGAGDSIMWLTVLGSVGLGALLGLFGLLFTHRVAGPVHVMSLYVAALAAGRYPRLRPLRKKDELKRFFDRFSEAVDRIRQREADEAHALEGALAALKPVATTPEAREALETLSALCTRKRQAVDNPTASTFKSVA, encoded by the coding sequence ATGTCCGACGACACTCACAAGGCGCCGCGCCCGGGCTACACCCGACGGACCTACCTGCTCGACCGGGAATTCCAGCTCAAGTACATCCTTCTGCTGGCTGGCATCGGTGCGGGCAGCGTGGCGGTGTTCGGAGCCCTGGCGTACCGGCTCCACGCCTCCTCGGTGGACTCAGGCGTGGGGGCGGGTGACTCCATCATGTGGCTCACCGTGCTGGGCTCGGTGGGACTGGGGGCGCTCCTGGGCCTGTTCGGCCTGCTCTTCACCCACCGGGTGGCGGGCCCCGTCCACGTGATGAGCCTGTATGTCGCCGCGCTGGCCGCCGGGCGCTATCCCCGGCTGCGGCCCCTGCGCAAGAAGGACGAATTGAAGCGCTTCTTCGACCGCTTCAGCGAGGCGGTGGACCGCATCCGCCAGCGCGAGGCGGACGAGGCACACGCCCTGGAGGGGGCCCTGGCCGCGTTGAAGCCCGTGGCCACCACCCCCGAGGCGCGCGAGGCGCTGGAAACCCTGTCCGCGCTGTGCACGCGCAAGCGTCAAGCAGTGGACAATCCCACCGCGAGCACCTTCAAGTCCGTGGCTTGA